A segment of the Neochlamydia sp. S13 genome:
GACAATTGCCCGATTTCTACAGGCAGACTGGTGAGCTGGTTTTCGCTTAAGTGAAGCCGGGTCAGCTGTGACAATTGACCTATTTCTGTAGGCAGACTGGTGAGTTGGTTTTCTCTTAAGTGAAGCGTTTGCAGCTGAGACAATTGGCCTATTTCTTGGGGTAAGTAAGTCAAGCCTGCTTCAGATAAATCTAAAGCCTTGATGTTTTTACAATTTTCTTCAATCCACTCCCTAAGAAGCTCTCCTTTTTTCTCTAGAGGCAAGTGCTTAATTTCTTCTCGGCTCAAGTATTCTTCCCCACCAGGAAGTTTTTTCCAAAGCAAAAGGCGATTAATATTTAAGAGATAAGAAGAGTAATTAGCTAGAGTAAAAGATCTCTTTTCCTCTATTTGTCCTTTAGATTTTAAAGAAAAAAAAGAGCTAGCTAAATTAAAGATTTGCCTAAAGATTACATTGACCTTTGCTGTTTCAGAAAGCTCTTCGTCTCCTTTAGATTTTAAAGGAGAAAGATAGTTAGCTAAAGTAAAGATTTGCCTAAAGATTGCATTTACCTTTGCTGCTTCAGAAAGCTTTTCTTCTAGCTTATAAATCCTATCTACAATAAGAGCCTGCTCCTTAACATTTCCTTGAGGAACATGCACTTTACCTATTTGCTTATAAAGAGAAGGCATGACTTCCGTAGCTAGCAGATGATGCCATCTTTTACAGACGCTAAATAAGGAAGGAACTACGCAAGTCTCTAAGATAGGGAGCAGCAATTCATTGGGCAAGCTTTCAATAGATGCCGGAGAGATAGGATGCATTTTATTTCCTTGGGTAGTGATAACTTTTTTAGCATTTTTATTCTTAAAAAGAATATAAAAAAATTAAAAAAGCAAGTCAAAACAATTCTTGCTTTTATCAATGAAAAACAACTCACAGATAATCTACCAACTTTTTTTTCAGATAGATTAGATCTCTTTCGAAACTGGAATAAAATGTAAATTTTAGTAAAATGGTGACTCAACATTTAAAGGAGGCACCATGAAATTTGATAAGATAGAGAAATTAGATGATGAACGATTTCGCAGATTGACAGGGGTAAAGCGTGGTACCTTTGATAAGATGGTGCAAATTTTACAGCAAGCCGATGCCGCCAAGAAGATTAAAGGCGGGCGTAAATATAAACTACGTTTAGAAGACATGCTGCTAATGACCTTGGAATATATGCGAGAATATAGGACCTATTTCCATATTAGCCAAAGCTATGGAATCAGTGAAAGCTCAGCTTATAAAGCGGTGAAATGGATTGAAGATACGTTAATCAAGCATCCAGATTTTGCTTTACCGGGACGTAAAGAGCTTTTGAAAAGCGATACGGAATATGAGGTTATTTTAATTGATGCTACAGAAACGCCTATTGAGCGCCCTAAAAAAAACAAAAGCGCTATTATTCAGGGAAAAAGAAAAAACATACCCTAAAGACCCAAGTTGTAGTCGATAAGAAGAGTAAAAAAGTAATTTGTACCTCATTTGGCAATGGCAAAAAGCATGATTTTAGGCTATTCAAAGAATCTCAGGTTAAAATCAATCCACAAATAAGAGTGTTAACCGATTCAGGATATCAAGGATTAACAAAGCTACATGCCCAAACCCAGATGCCCAAGAAAAAAAGTAAGAAGAAGCCTTTAACTCAAGAGGATAAAAGAACAAACCAAAGTTTATCCAGAGAAAGAGTTGCCAATGAAAACGTCATTGGCCTCCTTAAGCGATTTAAAATTATAGCCGATCGCTACAGAAATAGACGTAAAAGATTTGCACTTCGCTTCAACTTGATTGCAGCAATCTATAACTGGGAATTAAATACGTGAGTTTCGAAAGAGGTCTATTCAAGCAGTTGAAGCTTGCTTAGTTGCGGGAAGAAAAGCGGATTACTTCTTTAAAGATAAGATGGCTAAAAGTTTTTTATTTCATTTTAGCCCACCCCAATTTAAAAAGTACTTACGGCCATTCTACAATTGAAAACGCTGCCTTATTTTTTCGGCGATATCTTTCAAAGGATTTTCCGCTAATTCAAGGGTTTGCAGATCAGACAGCTGCCCGATTTCTGCAGGCAGAGCGGTGAGCTGGTTTTGATTTAAGTCAAGCAATTGTAGTTGAGACAATTGGCTTATTCCTGCAGGAAGGCTGGTAAGCTGGTTTTGATTTAAGTAAAGCTCTTGTAGCCGAGACAACCGCTCGATTTCTTCAGGCAGAGCGGTGAGCTGATTTTGATGTAAGTTAAGCCATTGCAGCTGAGACAATTGACCTATTTCAGCAGGTAGACTGGTTAGCTGGTTTTGATTTAAGTCAAGCCTCAGCAGCTGAGAGAGCTGCCCTATCTCTACAGGCAGAGCGGTGAGCTGGTTTTGATTTAATTTAAGCGTTTGCAGCTGAGACAGCTGCCCGATTTCTGTAGGAAGGCTGGTGAGCTGGTTTTGATTTAAGTAAAGCACTTGCAGCTGAGACAGCCGCCCGATTTTTGCAGGAAGGCTGGTCAGCTGGTTTTGGCTTAAGTAAAGCTGTAGCAGATTAGAAAGCTGCCCAATTTCTGCAGGTAGACTGGTGAGCTGGTTTTGATTTAAGTCAAGCACTCGTAGTTGAGACAGCTGCCCGATTTCTGCAGGCAGACTGGTGAGCTGGTTTTGATTTAACTCAAGCCCTTTCAGCTGAGACAGCTGCCCGATTTTTGCAGGAAGGCTGGTGAGCTGGTTTTGATTTAAGTAAAGCTCTTGTAGCCGAGACAACCGCCCGATTTCTTCAGGCAGACTGGTGAGCTGGTTTTGATTTAAGTAAAGCTCTTGTAGCCGAGACAACCGCCCGATTTCTTCAGGCAGACTGGTGAGCTGGTTTTGATTTAATTGAAGCCGTGTCAGCTTAGACAGCTGCCCTATTTCTATAGGAAGGCTGGTGAGCTGATTTTGGCTTAAGTTAAGCCATTGTAGCTTAGACAGCTGCCCAATTTCTGTAGGCAGAGCGGTGAGCTGGTTCTGGCTTAAGTTAAGCCGTGTCAGCTCAGACAACTGCCCTATTTCTGTAGGCAGACTGGTGAGCTGGTTTTGATTTAATTCAAGCGTTTGCAGCTGAGACAATTGGCCTATTTCTGAGGGTAAATAAGTCAAGCCTGCTCTAGATAAATCCAAAGCCGTGATGCTTTTACAATTTTCTTCAATCCAATCTCTAAGAAGCTCTCCTTTTTTTTGTAGAGGCAAGTGCTTAATTTCTTCTCGGCTCAAGTATTCTTCTCCACCAGGAAGTTTTTTCCAAAGTAAAAGGCGATTAATATTTAAGAGATAAGAAGAGTAATTAGCCAGCGTTAAGCCTTTTTTTTCTTCTGTTTTCCATTTAAATTCTAAAGTTGAAAGAGACTTGGCTAAAGTAAAGATTTGCCTAAAGATTGCATTTACCTTTGCTGTTTCAGAAAGCTTTTCTTCTAGCTTGTAAATCCTATCTACAATAAGAGCCTGCTCCTTAACATTTCCTTGAGGAACATGCACTTTACCTATTTGCTTATAAAGAGGGGGCATGACTTCAGAAGCTAGCAGATAATGCCATCTTTTACAGACACTAAATAAGGAAGGAACTACGCAAGCCTCTAAGATAGGGAGCAGCAATTCATTGGGCAAGCTTTCAATAGATGTCGAGGAGATAGGATGCATTTTATTTCCTTGGGTAGTGATAACTTTTCAGTATTTTTATTTTTTAAAGACAATATAAAAAAATTAAAAAAGCAAGTCAAACGAATTCGTATCCTTATCACCGGGGGTATCGGCTAACTTGTTAAGCAAAGAGCAAGCTACTGTGCCTTGTAATTGATAGCTAGATGTAGAAGGTTTTTGCTGAGCTTTGGGCCGACCAGGCGTAGCATGCTTTTGAGTTGCTATAACTTGAGTTTCTATCATCTGTATCTATTTAAGTCTTTTTGCAAACTTATCTAATTGACGCTTAGCATCTTTTGAACATAAAAACTCTTGCTGCATGAGCTTAGTAAAGGCTTTGGCTTCTTTTTCAGTGTCCTTAAG
Coding sequences within it:
- a CDS encoding IS5 family transposase (programmed frameshift), which gives rise to MKFDKIEKLDDERFRRLTGVKRGTFDKMVQILQQADAAKKIKGGRKYKLRLEDMLLMTLEYMREYRTYFHISQSYGISESSAYKAVKWIEDTLIKHPDFALPGRKELLKSDTEYEVILIDATETPIERPKKKQKRYYSGKKKKHTLKTQVVVDKKSKKVICTSFGNGKKHDFRLFKESQVKINPQIRVLTDSGYQGLTKLHAQTQMPKKKSKKKPLTQEDKRTNQSLSRERVANENVIGLLKRFKIIADRYRNRRKRFALRFNLIAAIYNWELNT
- a CDS encoding leucine-rich repeat domain-containing protein yields the protein MHPISSTSIESLPNELLLPILEACVVPSLFSVCKRWHYLLASEVMPPLYKQIGKVHVPQGNVKEQALIVDRIYKLEEKLSETAKVNAIFRQIFTLAKSLSTLEFKWKTEEKKGLTLANYSSYLLNINRLLLWKKLPGGEEYLSREEIKHLPLQKKGELLRDWIEENCKSITALDLSRAGLTYLPSEIGQLSQLQTLELNQNQLTSLPTEIGQLSELTRLNLSQNQLTALPTEIGQLSKLQWLNLSQNQLTSLPIEIGQLSKLTRLQLNQNQLTSLPEEIGRLSRLQELYLNQNQLTSLPEEIGRLSRLQELYLNQNQLTSLPAKIGQLSQLKGLELNQNQLTSLPAEIGQLSQLRVLDLNQNQLTSLPAEIGQLSNLLQLYLSQNQLTSLPAKIGRLSQLQVLYLNQNQLTSLPTEIGQLSQLQTLKLNQNQLTALPVEIGQLSQLLRLDLNQNQLTSLPAEIGQLSQLQWLNLHQNQLTALPEEIERLSRLQELYLNQNQLTSLPAGISQLSQLQLLDLNQNQLTALPAEIGQLSDLQTLELAENPLKDIAEKIRQRFQL